Proteins from a genomic interval of Diaphorobacter sp. HDW4A:
- a CDS encoding IPTL-CTERM sorting domain-containing protein produces MVLLLPGLAMASASVNHKFTADGVTPTTSTIHPGDVATYTIEIVNDSTTSALTNVNLTSLLTMAAEQYPGQPLPSIQIVSPVTTSNTCGGTLTTAAGGTSVILTGGTVSAAADISTPGSCTITVKVTSLKTGNQIAHIPASTTPTNTTAGLVFKDGVDNEAHNLTFANASLLVTPLSAPTGSKQFSPSPSYVGRATALTITLTNPNADATMPLDSFTDALPSGMFVATVPNASVVCSGADFANGAVTAVAGSQSVSLAGGTIGKSGTCVITVDVVVPELAGTNTTQTYTNKLEPGAIKNGRGLESPQFERALTVNAPVSVSKGFSPGTIPVGATSTMSITVTNNGGEALTNAGFKDTFPSTNLQILSTPAPAISCSGGSNAGTAVPDTLSSPNVLTVSGMTVPANGGTCTVTVPVTANAENASGYVNSLPANAVTNDQNIGSPAASGTLTAYSQLRVAKSVSLNQVAPGQWTEFTVAISNYSSGAVTNAVFTDSLPAGMTYVAGSATVNPTACNFTFASTGTGATNDPVVLKGTGGVIPAATNTTPGVCTVKFKAQLPSTATVGTSTYVNQLPTNTAVVGNGIGGSTTNTNPSSANSVATVDAVDLNKAFSPNSIAAGQTSKLTITVYNRTLNALTITSLTDNLPPGLELAADPQATTTCTGGSLQAYPQDTKMILSGATVLARPDSSKDASCVITAMVTGKTASTTAYVNTIKPADFTSSAGTIPANRSANLTITAGLTATKNFYPSSVATGGVTRSTVTVSNTTNGQLTNVSVNDDGLAGGLVVANPANASTSCGGTPVLTANPGTTGVRLDGVTLNAGASCILSFDVLASGNGPWSNTIAASKITSAEGAYNTQVAAATLGNQSVSLALSKNFDPLVVTGNKPSTLTIDVVNSSNVAIEGVAFTDTFPQGVQIYATPDASTTCSGATVAATPGNGSVSLAGAKLAANSTCQVFVKVTSVSFLNLTNTIPAKAVTSQGGYTNAQPTSATLTTLQGLGISKGFEPAYIAANAVSRLKIKLVSTFDPSVINPVVLKGVTFTDKLPAGLGFATTPNATTTCADGKIMMDAGAGQITVSGATLAPGASCDLEVNVTAGDKGDYLNSIPTNSVKTDQGVTNPDPGESTLHVVPDPEVTKMFNTTDPVKVGAPVELIVTVKNNATVPMTGVSLTDNLPPNMAVAENPNVSTTCMGGTVTANPGATSFTLKGATVAAANGATNPVTAGTCVFRAFVVANKSGSFKNTIGPNAITSDQGLTNGNPTEADLEVLDPPAVTKSFTPVQIQSTAPDNVSTLRIRLENQNKTPITLTKSLVDALPGDVFVAATPNINGNLAGATACSGAVTANANDIKVTYANGATIPVGGCTISVDVTSSKTGNYLNTIAAGQLETTAGVNPEPANATLGVDEPAAPSVDKAFNPEQIDVNGISTLTIMLNNPNTVPLTLSKDLVDALPTDVVVAATPHLGGTCPGNKVADANSLTVSYLTDSAIPAGGCTIIVDVTSSKAGSYTNIIRKGDLGTKEAGSNPNDATAGLIIKSALNPTVLKAFSPGTINPGGVSKLTITLDNPNAAVATLTADMVDTMPTEVKIADPLTIGGSCTNAGIVAEAGGDTVTYQAGNTIPAKGSCTITVNVTSTVSGGPYTNTIHPGDLKTDKGDNIPPTTADLIVNPGQPPSVSKSFAPTIIVAGQESTLTIKLGNGGTTVQTLKKDMTDALVDMSAVIPANTTGTTCDINFVSVSASSVKYLTGGSIPVGGCVIAVRVTSSVAGVHPNTIPAGELETEMGVNPIPTTADLTVGEQTAAEIASISGHVYHDRNDDGSIGKGEEGISGVTIELRSATDGSLVFTTTTDSTGYWEFPVVAPGTYTVVEIHPEKWVDGKDTAGSHGGTAGNDVITSVTLKGGDVATDYNFGELRPVSSGVTPVPTLSQWSLIALASLLCLMALWQNGGVRRRK; encoded by the coding sequence GTGGTTTTGCTGCTCCCCGGGCTGGCCATGGCGTCGGCTTCGGTCAACCACAAGTTCACTGCGGATGGCGTCACACCGACTACCTCGACGATCCATCCCGGTGATGTGGCGACCTACACGATCGAGATCGTGAACGACAGCACGACCTCTGCGCTGACCAATGTGAATCTCACTTCGCTGCTCACCATGGCAGCGGAGCAATATCCCGGCCAGCCGTTGCCATCGATACAGATCGTGAGCCCGGTGACCACCTCCAATACTTGCGGCGGTACGCTGACGACTGCTGCCGGTGGCACTTCGGTCATCCTCACTGGGGGCACGGTGTCTGCAGCGGCCGACATCAGCACGCCCGGCAGTTGCACGATCACGGTCAAGGTCACGTCTTTGAAGACGGGCAACCAGATCGCGCATATTCCGGCCAGCACAACGCCAACCAATACGACGGCCGGTCTGGTCTTCAAGGATGGCGTGGACAACGAGGCTCACAACCTCACCTTTGCGAACGCTTCTTTGCTGGTGACTCCGCTGTCCGCTCCCACGGGCAGCAAGCAGTTCAGCCCAAGCCCTTCGTATGTGGGCCGCGCCACGGCGCTGACCATCACGCTGACGAATCCGAATGCTGACGCGACAATGCCGCTCGACAGCTTCACGGATGCATTGCCTTCCGGCATGTTCGTGGCAACGGTTCCCAACGCAAGCGTAGTGTGCTCCGGCGCCGACTTTGCCAATGGGGCGGTGACTGCTGTTGCAGGGTCCCAAAGCGTATCCCTGGCCGGAGGGACCATCGGCAAGAGTGGCACCTGTGTGATCACTGTGGACGTGGTGGTGCCCGAGCTGGCTGGCACCAATACCACGCAGACTTACACCAACAAACTCGAACCAGGGGCGATCAAGAACGGCCGTGGTCTGGAAAGTCCGCAATTCGAGCGCGCGCTCACGGTCAATGCGCCCGTGAGTGTGAGCAAGGGCTTCAGCCCCGGCACGATCCCGGTGGGTGCCACATCGACCATGTCCATCACGGTCACGAACAACGGTGGTGAAGCGCTGACGAATGCTGGCTTCAAGGATACCTTCCCATCCACCAATCTTCAGATCCTGAGCACACCCGCTCCGGCGATCAGTTGCAGCGGCGGATCCAATGCGGGCACTGCAGTGCCGGATACCTTGTCCAGCCCGAACGTGTTGACCGTCTCGGGGATGACAGTTCCCGCCAATGGTGGCACCTGCACGGTGACTGTGCCGGTCACGGCCAACGCAGAGAATGCGTCGGGCTATGTGAACAGCCTGCCTGCCAATGCGGTGACAAACGACCAAAATATCGGCAGTCCCGCCGCATCGGGCACACTGACTGCCTACTCGCAGCTGCGGGTAGCCAAATCGGTCAGCCTGAATCAGGTGGCTCCAGGTCAGTGGACCGAGTTCACTGTAGCAATCAGCAACTATTCCAGCGGCGCTGTCACGAACGCCGTGTTCACGGACAGCCTGCCTGCCGGCATGACCTATGTGGCCGGTTCGGCGACGGTGAATCCGACCGCCTGCAATTTCACCTTTGCGAGTACCGGCACTGGGGCCACTAACGATCCTGTGGTTCTGAAGGGGACTGGTGGCGTGATTCCCGCCGCGACCAACACGACCCCGGGTGTGTGTACGGTGAAATTCAAGGCCCAGTTGCCTTCCACCGCCACGGTGGGCACATCGACCTATGTCAATCAGTTGCCCACCAACACTGCTGTTGTCGGTAATGGCATTGGCGGCTCGACGACCAACACCAATCCGAGTTCGGCCAACAGTGTGGCAACGGTCGATGCCGTCGATCTGAACAAGGCGTTCAGCCCCAACTCCATTGCTGCGGGCCAGACCTCCAAGTTGACGATCACGGTCTACAACCGCACCCTCAATGCGCTGACCATCACTAGCCTCACGGACAATCTGCCCCCTGGTCTGGAGCTGGCAGCCGATCCACAGGCGACAACTACCTGCACAGGTGGCTCGCTGCAGGCCTATCCACAGGACACCAAGATGATTCTGAGTGGTGCCACTGTGCTTGCACGCCCTGACAGTTCGAAAGATGCGTCTTGCGTGATCACCGCCATGGTGACGGGCAAGACGGCCAGCACGACAGCATACGTGAACACCATCAAGCCTGCCGATTTCACGTCTAGCGCAGGGACCATTCCTGCCAACCGCAGTGCCAACCTGACGATCACTGCCGGTTTGACCGCCACCAAGAACTTCTATCCGAGCAGCGTGGCCACTGGGGGGGTGACGCGTTCGACGGTCACGGTGAGCAATACGACCAATGGTCAGCTCACCAATGTGTCGGTGAATGATGATGGTCTGGCGGGCGGTCTGGTTGTGGCCAATCCGGCCAATGCATCCACCTCTTGCGGCGGCACACCGGTGCTGACGGCCAACCCCGGCACAACGGGCGTGCGTCTGGATGGTGTGACGCTGAATGCCGGTGCAAGTTGTATCCTGTCCTTCGACGTGCTCGCTTCTGGCAACGGCCCTTGGTCCAACACCATCGCCGCCAGCAAGATCACCAGTGCTGAAGGGGCTTACAACACACAGGTGGCCGCCGCGACGCTGGGCAACCAATCGGTCAGTCTCGCACTGAGCAAGAACTTCGATCCGCTGGTGGTGACGGGCAACAAGCCTTCCACACTGACGATCGACGTGGTGAACAGCTCGAATGTGGCGATCGAAGGCGTGGCGTTCACCGACACGTTCCCACAGGGCGTTCAGATCTACGCGACACCAGATGCTTCCACCACCTGTTCCGGGGCGACGGTTGCGGCTACGCCGGGCAATGGTTCGGTATCCCTCGCGGGGGCCAAGCTGGCGGCCAACAGCACCTGTCAGGTGTTCGTCAAGGTGACGTCGGTTTCGTTCCTGAACCTGACCAACACCATCCCGGCCAAGGCCGTGACCAGTCAGGGTGGCTACACCAATGCGCAGCCCACTTCGGCGACGCTGACGACACTGCAGGGTCTGGGCATCTCCAAGGGCTTCGAGCCTGCCTACATTGCGGCCAACGCGGTATCACGCCTGAAGATCAAACTGGTCAGCACCTTTGACCCATCGGTGATCAATCCGGTGGTGCTCAAGGGCGTGACCTTCACCGACAAGCTTCCGGCCGGTCTGGGTTTTGCCACAACGCCAAATGCCACGACCACTTGCGCGGATGGCAAGATCATGATGGACGCGGGCGCCGGTCAGATCACCGTGTCGGGCGCAACACTGGCTCCTGGCGCATCTTGCGATCTGGAAGTGAATGTGACCGCTGGCGACAAGGGCGACTACCTGAACAGCATTCCCACCAACAGTGTGAAGACCGATCAGGGCGTGACCAATCCCGATCCGGGCGAGTCCACTCTGCATGTGGTGCCGGACCCTGAAGTCACGAAGATGTTCAACACGACCGATCCCGTCAAGGTGGGTGCGCCCGTCGAGTTGATCGTGACCGTGAAGAACAATGCCACCGTGCCGATGACAGGCGTGAGCCTGACTGACAATCTGCCGCCCAATATGGCGGTGGCCGAGAACCCCAATGTCAGTACGACCTGCATGGGTGGCACGGTGACGGCCAACCCCGGCGCGACCAGTTTCACACTGAAAGGTGCGACCGTTGCAGCCGCCAATGGCGCGACCAATCCGGTCACTGCGGGCACTTGCGTGTTCCGCGCATTCGTCGTAGCGAACAAGTCCGGCTCGTTCAAGAACACCATCGGCCCGAACGCGATCACGAGCGATCAGGGCCTGACCAACGGCAACCCTACGGAAGCCGATCTGGAAGTGCTGGATCCGCCCGCAGTCACCAAGAGCTTCACTCCGGTGCAGATCCAGTCCACCGCTCCCGACAACGTGAGCACGTTGCGCATCCGTCTTGAGAACCAGAACAAGACACCCATCACGCTGACCAAGTCGCTGGTGGACGCGCTGCCGGGCGACGTGTTCGTGGCAGCCACGCCGAACATCAACGGTAATCTGGCAGGCGCAACTGCCTGTTCGGGCGCTGTCACCGCAAATGCCAACGACATCAAGGTGACCTACGCTAATGGCGCAACCATCCCTGTGGGCGGCTGCACGATCTCGGTGGATGTCACGTCCTCCAAGACCGGCAACTACCTGAACACCATCGCCGCTGGCCAGTTGGAGACAACGGCAGGCGTCAACCCCGAGCCCGCTAACGCGACGCTGGGTGTGGACGAGCCGGCTGCGCCTTCGGTGGACAAGGCATTCAATCCGGAACAGATCGATGTGAACGGTATCTCCACGCTGACGATCATGCTGAACAATCCGAACACAGTTCCGCTCACCCTGAGCAAGGACTTGGTGGATGCCTTGCCCACCGACGTGGTAGTGGCAGCAACGCCCCATCTGGGTGGCACTTGCCCCGGCAATAAAGTGGCCGATGCGAATAGTCTGACGGTTTCCTATCTGACCGACTCCGCCATTCCTGCGGGTGGTTGCACGATCATCGTGGACGTGACCTCGTCCAAGGCAGGTTCGTACACCAACATCATCCGCAAGGGTGATCTTGGCACCAAGGAAGCGGGCAGCAATCCCAACGACGCGACTGCAGGGCTGATCATCAAGAGCGCGCTCAATCCGACCGTGCTCAAGGCGTTCTCGCCCGGCACCATCAACCCCGGTGGCGTCTCGAAGCTGACCATCACACTGGACAATCCGAATGCGGCCGTGGCGACGCTGACAGCCGACATGGTGGACACCATGCCGACCGAAGTAAAGATTGCCGATCCGCTGACCATTGGCGGCTCGTGCACGAACGCAGGGATTGTGGCTGAGGCCGGAGGCGACACCGTGACCTATCAGGCTGGCAACACCATTCCTGCCAAGGGTAGCTGCACGATCACGGTGAACGTGACGTCCACCGTCTCGGGCGGTCCGTACACCAACACGATCCACCCTGGTGACCTGAAGACCGACAAGGGCGACAACATTCCGCCGACCACGGCTGATCTGATCGTCAACCCAGGCCAGCCACCCAGTGTGAGCAAGAGCTTCGCGCCCACCATCATCGTTGCGGGACAGGAGTCCACGCTGACGATCAAGTTGGGCAACGGTGGAACCACGGTGCAGACGCTGAAGAAGGACATGACGGACGCGTTGGTGGACATGTCGGCGGTCATTCCGGCCAACACCACGGGCACGACCTGCGACATCAACTTTGTCTCGGTGAGTGCATCGTCGGTGAAGTACCTGACAGGTGGTTCGATTCCAGTGGGCGGCTGCGTGATTGCAGTGCGCGTGACGTCGTCCGTGGCGGGTGTTCATCCGAACACCATCCCTGCGGGTGAACTCGAAACGGAAATGGGCGTGAACCCCATTCCCACCACGGCCGATCTGACCGTGGGTGAGCAGACTGCTGCCGAGATCGCATCGATCTCCGGCCATGTCTATCATGACCGCAACGACGACGGCAGTATCGGCAAGGGCGAGGAAGGCATCTCCGGCGTGACGATCGAGCTGCGCTCTGCCACCGACGGTTCGCTGGTATTCACGACCACGACCGACAGCACCGGCTACTGGGAGTTCCCGGTGGTGGCTCCCGGCACCTACACCGTAGTGGAAATCCATCCCGAAAAGTGGGTTGACGGCAAGGACACCGCCGGTTCCCATGGCGGTACTGCCGGCAACGATGTGATCACGTCCGTCACCCTCAAGGGCGGTGATGTGGCGACGGACTACAACTTCGGCGAGCTTCGCCCGGTGTCGTCCGGTGTCACTCCAGTGCCGACTCTGTCGCAATGGAGCCTGATCGCTCTGGCCTCGTTGCTCTGCCTGATGGCGCTGTGGCAGAACGGCGGAGTGCGTCGCCGCAAGTAA
- a CDS encoding aspartate/glutamate racemase family protein, whose amino-acid sequence MLAPPQSVGILGGMGPAAGADFVRLFVEACTSYLQSHGEEVRDQSFPEHWLVQMPIPDRTIAIQQSRADVQDPAPHLLQGVGRLAALGVRSVAVACNTAHVWHGQMQALFPQLSILHIAEETARHLQQQGAQKAILLATEGTYRTGLYDQTLRAYGIAPLVPDEEGVALLMQGIYEGVKRGDIDFASRRFGEVLVPLLARHGQVPVVMGCTEIPLALPQARAAQSAMLIDPSKILAQELARRAYEMH is encoded by the coding sequence ATGCTGGCCCCGCCGCAATCCGTTGGAATCCTGGGCGGCATGGGACCAGCTGCCGGCGCCGACTTCGTGCGCCTGTTCGTCGAGGCCTGCACCAGCTATCTGCAAAGCCACGGTGAAGAGGTGCGCGACCAGTCGTTCCCCGAGCACTGGCTGGTGCAGATGCCGATCCCGGATCGGACCATCGCCATCCAGCAGTCGCGGGCCGATGTGCAGGACCCCGCACCGCATCTGTTGCAGGGTGTCGGCCGTCTGGCCGCGCTCGGCGTGCGCAGCGTGGCCGTGGCCTGCAACACCGCCCATGTCTGGCATGGGCAGATGCAGGCGCTGTTCCCGCAACTCTCCATCCTGCACATCGCCGAGGAAACTGCGCGCCATCTGCAGCAGCAAGGTGCGCAGAAGGCGATCCTGCTGGCGACAGAGGGAACCTATCGCACGGGGCTCTACGACCAGACGCTGCGCGCTTATGGCATCGCGCCGCTGGTTCCCGACGAAGAGGGCGTGGCGCTGCTCATGCAAGGCATCTACGAAGGCGTGAAGCGCGGTGACATCGATTTTGCTTCCCGTCGCTTTGGCGAGGTGCTTGTGCCACTGCTCGCACGCCATGGACAGGTGCCAGTCGTCATGGGTTGCACCGAAATCCCACTGGCGCTTCCGCAGGCAAGGGCCGCCCAGAGCGCGATGCTGATCGATCCGTCGAAGATCCTGGCGCAGGAGCTGGCCAGGCGCGCCTACGAAATGCACTGA
- a CDS encoding transporter substrate-binding domain-containing protein, translating to MKFRSTLLCAALGMGCLVTAHADTLAKVRENGYITLAYRESSVPFSYLDAGKRVGMTVEMSEAIADAVKKAVGKPNLEVKWQAVTSQNRIPLLSNGTVDLECGSTTNNSVRGKEVDFTINHFYTGTRLLVKKTSGVKNYADLKGKTVAITSGTTNLQVMRKYSADKGLDLNIIMPKDHVDGFLQVQQDRAVAFGMDDVLLFGLMANAKNPGDYEVVADALQVEPYACMVRKNDPEFKKLVDGVIGGMMKSGAFTKLYDKWFMQPIPPTNTPLNMGMSDDLKKNLVELSDKPAN from the coding sequence ATGAAATTTCGTTCCACATTGCTTTGCGCGGCGCTGGGCATGGGCTGTCTTGTCACGGCCCATGCGGACACCTTGGCCAAGGTGCGAGAAAACGGCTACATCACGCTCGCGTATCGCGAGTCGTCGGTGCCCTTCAGCTATCTCGATGCCGGCAAGCGCGTGGGCATGACGGTGGAAATGTCCGAGGCCATTGCCGACGCGGTCAAGAAGGCCGTGGGCAAGCCGAATCTCGAGGTGAAGTGGCAGGCAGTGACCTCGCAGAACCGCATTCCGCTATTGTCCAACGGCACGGTCGATCTGGAGTGCGGCTCCACTACCAACAACTCGGTGCGCGGCAAGGAAGTGGACTTCACCATCAACCACTTCTACACCGGCACCCGTCTGCTGGTGAAGAAGACTTCGGGCGTGAAGAACTACGCGGACCTCAAGGGCAAGACCGTGGCGATCACCTCCGGCACCACCAACCTGCAGGTGATGCGCAAGTACAGCGCTGACAAGGGGCTGGACCTCAACATCATCATGCCCAAGGACCATGTTGATGGCTTCCTGCAAGTGCAGCAGGACCGCGCGGTCGCGTTCGGCATGGACGATGTACTGTTGTTCGGCCTGATGGCCAACGCCAAGAATCCCGGCGACTATGAGGTCGTGGCCGATGCGCTGCAGGTCGAGCCCTATGCCTGCATGGTGCGCAAGAACGATCCCGAGTTCAAGAAGCTCGTCGACGGCGTGATCGGCGGCATGATGAAGTCGGGCGCGTTCACCAAGCTCTACGACAAGTGGTTCATGCAGCCAATTCCTCCGACCAACACGCCGCTGAATATGGGCATGAGCGACGACTTGAAAAAGAATCTGGTCGAGCTGAGCGACAAGCCCGCGAACTGA
- a CDS encoding D-amino acid dehydrogenase yields the protein MKTEQSKHICVVGAGIVGLASAYVLQQAGHRITVVDRAAQPAAGASGGNGAQLSYSYVQPLADPGIWKMLPKLLLEKDSPLTFRPQIDPRQWSWGLQFLGACNAQTSARSTRELLTLAAASRKAFEAMQEREALECDFHTPGKLVLFATQEGLDGAAQQVQLQSTMGGALQRIVDAAEVARLEPALAAYAPRMVGAVHTPSESAVDCRKLCEQLAQRLQERGVQFQYGTEVQSFDVQGGHIAALNSSRGRIPADHFVLASGWQSAEQARQLGASIPVYPLKGYSITLDAAATPDAAPQISVTDTTRKVVFARTGERLRVAGMVEIVGRDTRLNLARIESLKRSTREVFPQLPIDGDIRPWTGMRPATPAGLPITGRLKGAPRNLWLQTGHGALGLTLAFGSATHLAKMLES from the coding sequence ATGAAAACAGAGCAATCCAAGCACATCTGCGTCGTCGGCGCGGGCATCGTCGGCCTCGCGAGCGCCTATGTTCTGCAACAGGCGGGACACCGCATCACCGTGGTGGACCGCGCCGCGCAGCCGGCGGCCGGCGCGAGCGGCGGCAACGGCGCGCAGCTGAGCTATTCGTACGTGCAGCCACTGGCCGATCCGGGCATCTGGAAGATGCTGCCCAAGCTGCTGCTCGAAAAGGATTCGCCGCTCACGTTCCGCCCGCAGATCGATCCACGGCAATGGTCCTGGGGACTGCAGTTTCTGGGGGCATGCAACGCGCAGACATCAGCACGGAGTACGCGCGAGCTTCTCACGTTGGCCGCTGCAAGCCGCAAGGCGTTCGAAGCCATGCAAGAGCGAGAAGCGCTGGAATGCGACTTTCACACCCCCGGCAAGCTGGTGCTCTTTGCCACGCAAGAGGGTCTGGATGGCGCTGCACAACAGGTGCAGCTGCAATCGACAATGGGCGGAGCGCTGCAGCGCATCGTCGATGCCGCTGAAGTGGCACGACTTGAACCGGCGCTGGCGGCCTACGCGCCGCGCATGGTTGGAGCCGTCCACACGCCCAGCGAAAGTGCCGTGGATTGCCGCAAGCTGTGCGAGCAACTCGCGCAGCGCCTGCAGGAGCGCGGCGTGCAGTTCCAGTACGGCACCGAGGTTCAGTCTTTTGACGTACAGGGGGGCCACATCGCCGCGCTGAACAGTTCACGCGGCAGGATCCCCGCCGATCATTTCGTGCTGGCCAGCGGTTGGCAAAGTGCAGAACAGGCACGCCAACTGGGGGCGAGCATTCCCGTCTATCCCCTCAAGGGCTACAGCATCACGCTGGATGCGGCCGCCACCCCGGATGCCGCACCGCAGATCAGCGTGACTGACACCACACGCAAGGTCGTTTTCGCACGCACCGGCGAGCGTCTGCGTGTCGCGGGCATGGTGGAAATCGTGGGACGCGACACGCGCCTGAATCTCGCACGCATCGAAAGCCTCAAACGCTCTACACGCGAAGTGTTTCCGCAGTTGCCCATCGACGGCGATATACGGCCATGGACAGGCATGCGCCCTGCCACCCCGGCGGGTCTACCGATCACCGGGCGACTAAAAGGAGCGCCACGCAACCTGTGGCTGCAGACAGGCCACGGCGCACTGGGCCTGACGCTGGCGTTTGGATCGGCCACGCATCTGGCCAAAATGCTGGAGTCCTGA
- a CDS encoding LysR substrate-binding domain-containing protein, translating to MRLRHIEVFNAIMQTGSVSAAARLINVTQPAVSRTLQHAELQLGFALFQRARGRLTPTNEALALFPHIEKLFEQLDEVQRLAANLRHGQAADRLTVLTVFALSRDVLPRAVAGFRAKYPEVQVHVQALHTPQVVSGLLLQEADVGFVISSVRQAALEHETLAEVDMQCVVPKGLMASNRMRPEGVELADLANVPLVALDGKDPLGVRIQQACREHGVGLSPVVTVQTYHAALSMAEYGLGAAIVDGCTAAAADLAKVHVVPLLPHITVGVNALHLAQRPGSVLARAMTQEMRRALKVTLSTG from the coding sequence ATGCGACTGCGGCACATCGAGGTCTTCAACGCGATCATGCAGACCGGCAGCGTGAGCGCGGCCGCGCGCCTCATCAACGTGACGCAGCCGGCCGTCAGCCGCACGCTGCAGCATGCCGAACTGCAGCTCGGGTTTGCGCTGTTCCAGCGAGCGCGCGGACGGCTCACGCCCACCAACGAGGCGCTGGCGCTGTTCCCGCATATCGAAAAACTGTTCGAGCAGCTCGACGAAGTTCAGCGCCTGGCCGCCAATCTGCGCCATGGGCAGGCGGCGGATCGGCTTACCGTGCTGACGGTGTTCGCGCTCAGCCGCGACGTGCTGCCGCGCGCGGTGGCGGGCTTTCGCGCGAAATATCCAGAGGTGCAGGTCCATGTGCAGGCGCTGCATACGCCGCAGGTGGTGTCTGGCCTGCTGCTGCAGGAGGCCGATGTGGGCTTCGTAATCAGCTCGGTGCGCCAGGCAGCGCTTGAGCACGAGACGTTGGCCGAGGTCGACATGCAATGCGTCGTACCCAAGGGTCTGATGGCGTCGAACCGTATGCGGCCCGAGGGGGTGGAGCTGGCAGATCTGGCGAATGTGCCGCTAGTTGCGCTCGACGGCAAGGATCCGCTCGGCGTGCGCATTCAGCAGGCCTGCCGCGAGCATGGCGTGGGGCTGTCTCCGGTGGTCACGGTGCAGACGTATCACGCGGCGCTGTCGATGGCGGAATACGGCCTTGGAGCGGCGATTGTCGATGGTTGCACCGCAGCGGCTGCAGATCTTGCCAAGGTACATGTCGTGCCGCTGCTGCCGCACATCACCGTCGGCGTGAACGCGCTGCATCTTGCGCAAAGGCCGGGCTCGGTGCTCGCACGGGCGATGACGCAGGAAATGCGCCGGGCGCTCAAGGTGACGTTGAGCACTGGTTGA
- a CDS encoding cob(I)yrinic acid a,c-diamide adenosyltransferase, producing the protein MGNRLTQIATRTGDDGTTGLGDNTRVSKNSGRPHAMGDVDELNSHIGLLLCEDLPADVRDLLGDVQHQLFNLGGELSIPGYELLKDDGLLQLDNALALYNAQLPRLQEFILPAGTRAASQAHVCRTVARRAERAVVALQDSEKMRSAPRQYLNRLSDLLFVLARVLNRVDGGDDVYWKSERLARAAQDE; encoded by the coding sequence ATGGGTAACCGTTTGACACAGATTGCGACGCGCACCGGCGACGATGGCACCACAGGGCTGGGGGACAACACCCGCGTCTCGAAGAACAGCGGCCGCCCGCACGCCATGGGGGATGTGGACGAACTCAATTCGCACATCGGCCTGCTGCTCTGCGAAGACCTGCCTGCCGACGTGCGTGATCTGCTGGGCGATGTGCAGCACCAGCTCTTCAATCTCGGCGGTGAGCTGTCGATTCCTGGTTACGAGCTGCTCAAGGACGATGGCCTGCTGCAGCTCGACAACGCGCTCGCGCTCTACAACGCGCAGCTGCCGCGCCTGCAGGAATTCATCCTGCCCGCAGGCACGCGCGCCGCGTCGCAGGCCCATGTCTGCCGCACCGTGGCGCGCCGCGCGGAACGTGCCGTCGTGGCGCTGCAGGACAGCGAGAAGATGCGCTCCGCGCCGCGCCAGTATCTGAACCGCCTGTCCGATCTGCTGTTCGTGCTGGCCCGTGTGCTCAACCGCGTGGACGGTGGCGACGATGTGTACTGGAAAAGCGAACGTCTCGCGCGCGCTGCGCAGGACGAGTGA